A genomic segment from Modestobacter roseus encodes:
- a CDS encoding WxcM-like domain-containing protein, which translates to MNHFVHPQGICESTDVGAGTRVWAFAHVLPGARIGADCNICDHVFVENDVVVGDRVTVKCGVQLWDGIRLADDVFVGPNVTFTNDPFPRSRVYPESFAQTIVGPGASLGGNATILPGVTIGRQAMVGAGAVVTKDVPPNAIVVGNPARIVGYVDAGPEDSDPTPSLAGHLPESRVPGVRLVRLTRVDDLRGSLVAADFAGALPFVPQRFFTVFGVPSSDVRGAHAHRRCHQLLVCVQGSVNAVVDNGHERQEFVLDEPDVGLHMEPMTWGTQYRYSADAVLLVLASDPYDPADYIRDHDEFLAEVARAASS; encoded by the coding sequence ATGAACCACTTCGTCCACCCGCAGGGGATCTGCGAGAGCACGGACGTCGGCGCGGGCACCCGGGTGTGGGCCTTCGCGCACGTCCTGCCGGGGGCGCGGATCGGCGCGGACTGCAACATCTGCGACCACGTGTTCGTGGAGAACGACGTCGTGGTCGGCGACCGGGTGACGGTGAAGTGCGGCGTGCAGCTGTGGGACGGCATCCGGCTCGCCGACGACGTGTTCGTCGGCCCCAACGTGACCTTCACCAACGACCCGTTCCCGCGCAGCCGGGTGTACCCGGAGTCGTTCGCCCAGACGATCGTCGGCCCGGGCGCCTCCCTCGGCGGCAACGCGACGATCCTGCCCGGTGTCACCATCGGCCGGCAGGCGATGGTGGGGGCCGGCGCCGTCGTGACCAAGGACGTCCCGCCCAATGCGATCGTGGTGGGCAACCCGGCACGGATCGTGGGGTACGTCGACGCCGGTCCGGAGGACAGCGACCCGACCCCCTCGCTGGCCGGTCACCTCCCGGAGAGCCGGGTACCGGGCGTGCGGCTGGTCCGGCTGACCCGGGTCGACGATCTCCGGGGCAGCCTCGTGGCCGCCGATTTCGCCGGGGCGCTGCCGTTCGTGCCGCAGCGCTTCTTCACCGTCTTCGGGGTCCCCTCGTCCGACGTCAGGGGTGCCCACGCTCACCGGCGGTGCCACCAGCTGCTGGTCTGCGTCCAGGGCAGCGTGAACGCCGTGGTGGACAACGGGCACGAGCGCCAGGAGTTCGTGCTGGACGAGCCGGACGTCGGGCTGCACATGGAGCCGATGACCTGGGGCACGCAGTACCGGTACTCCGCCGACGCCGTGCTCCTGGTGCTCGCATCCGACCCCTACGACCCGGCCGACTACATCCGCGACCACGACGAGTTCCTCGCCGAGGTCGCGCGGGCGGCCTCGTCGTGA
- a CDS encoding GtrA family protein, translating to MTAESGSRAGLVAQAGRFLVVGVLGAVVDLTVYTLALHLGLWVHAARALSFVCGTTTAYALNRRWAFRVEGGRRRALGFALLYGTTFFLILGVNAATLALLPDRSWTVTLAWAISQGVGTTWNFVMLRTVVFRP from the coding sequence GTGACGGCTGAGTCGGGATCGCGCGCCGGTCTGGTGGCCCAGGCGGGCCGATTCCTGGTCGTCGGCGTGCTGGGCGCCGTCGTCGACCTGACCGTCTACACCCTCGCGCTGCACCTCGGGCTGTGGGTGCATGCCGCGCGAGCGCTGAGCTTCGTGTGCGGCACCACGACCGCCTACGCGCTCAACCGGCGCTGGGCCTTCCGGGTGGAGGGCGGCAGGCGGCGAGCGCTGGGGTTCGCGCTGCTCTACGGCACGACCTTCTTCCTGATCCTCGGGGTGAACGCGGCGACCCTGGCCCTGCTGCCCGACCGCAGCTGGACGGTCACGCTGGCCTGGGCGATCTCCCAGGGGGTCGGCACCACCTGGAACTTCGTCATGCTGCGGACCGTGGTGTTCCGGCCCTGA
- a CDS encoding acetyl/propionyl/methylcrotonyl-CoA carboxylase subunit alpha, which translates to MQKVLIANRGEIAVRVARACRDAGLTSVAVYAEPDREALHVRTADEAFALGGTTPGDSYLVVDKIIDAARRSGADAVHPGYGFLSENAGFAQAVLDAGLTWIGPSPQAIVDLGDKVAARHIATRAGAPLVPGTKDPVADADEVVAFAREHGLPVAIKAAFGGGGRGLKVARTLEEIPELFDSAVREAVSAFGRGECFVERFLDQPRHVEAQVLADTHGNVVVVGTRDCSLQRRNQKLVEEAPAPFLTDEQRARIHSSAKAICREAGYHGAGTVEYLVGTDGSISFLEVNTRLQVEHPVTEETSGIDLVRQQFRIAEGLPLEITEDPTPRGHSIEFRINAEDAGRNFMPAPGPVTRLEVPQGPGVRWDSGVEAGGEVAGAFDSMLAKLIVTGSTRAEALQRARRALDELVVEGMPTVVPFHRAVVRDEAFTSEPFRVHTRWIETGWDNQVPPHGPAAETEEAGPRQTVVVEVGGRRLEVSLPAGLTAGGPAPAAGGARPRRRSGSGASAASGDALTAPMQGTIVKVAVSDGDTVAAGDLVVVLEAMKMEQPIVAHKAGTVSGLAAEVGAAVTSGAVLCSIADAAD; encoded by the coding sequence GTGCAGAAGGTCCTGATCGCCAACCGCGGCGAGATCGCGGTGCGGGTGGCGCGCGCCTGCCGGGACGCCGGGCTCACCAGCGTCGCCGTCTACGCCGAGCCCGACCGCGAGGCCCTGCACGTGCGCACCGCCGACGAGGCCTTCGCCCTCGGGGGCACCACCCCCGGAGACTCCTACCTGGTGGTCGACAAGATCATCGACGCCGCCCGCCGGTCGGGTGCCGACGCCGTCCACCCCGGGTACGGCTTCCTCTCCGAGAACGCCGGGTTCGCCCAGGCCGTCCTCGACGCCGGGCTCACCTGGATCGGCCCGTCCCCGCAGGCGATCGTCGACCTCGGCGACAAGGTCGCCGCCCGGCACATCGCCACCCGGGCCGGCGCGCCGCTGGTCCCCGGCACGAAGGACCCGGTCGCCGACGCCGACGAGGTGGTCGCCTTCGCCCGCGAACACGGGCTGCCGGTGGCGATCAAGGCGGCGTTCGGCGGCGGGGGCCGGGGGTTGAAGGTCGCCCGCACGCTGGAGGAGATCCCCGAGCTGTTCGACTCCGCCGTCCGGGAGGCGGTCTCCGCCTTCGGCCGCGGCGAGTGCTTCGTCGAGCGGTTCCTGGACCAGCCGCGGCACGTCGAGGCGCAGGTGCTGGCCGACACCCACGGCAACGTCGTCGTCGTCGGCACCCGGGACTGCTCACTGCAGCGGCGCAACCAGAAGCTGGTCGAGGAAGCCCCCGCCCCGTTCCTGACCGACGAGCAGCGCGCGCGGATCCACTCCTCGGCCAAGGCGATCTGCCGGGAGGCGGGCTACCACGGCGCCGGCACCGTCGAGTACCTGGTGGGCACCGACGGGTCGATCAGCTTCCTCGAGGTCAACACCCGCCTGCAGGTCGAGCACCCGGTCACCGAGGAGACCTCCGGCATCGACCTGGTGCGCCAGCAGTTCCGGATCGCCGAGGGCCTGCCGCTGGAGATCACCGAGGACCCCACCCCGCGCGGGCACAGCATCGAGTTCCGGATCAACGCCGAGGACGCCGGCCGCAACTTCATGCCAGCCCCCGGCCCGGTCACCCGGCTGGAGGTCCCGCAGGGCCCCGGCGTGCGCTGGGACTCCGGCGTCGAGGCCGGCGGCGAGGTGGCCGGTGCGTTCGACTCGATGCTGGCCAAGCTGATCGTCACCGGCTCCACCCGCGCCGAGGCCCTGCAGCGGGCCCGCCGCGCGCTGGACGAACTGGTCGTCGAGGGCATGCCGACCGTCGTCCCGTTCCACCGGGCCGTCGTCCGGGACGAGGCGTTCACCAGCGAGCCGTTCCGGGTGCACACCCGCTGGATCGAGACCGGCTGGGACAACCAGGTGCCGCCGCACGGTCCGGCCGCGGAGACCGAGGAGGCCGGACCGCGGCAGACCGTCGTCGTCGAGGTCGGCGGCCGCCGGCTGGAGGTGTCGCTGCCCGCTGGGCTGACCGCAGGTGGGCCGGCCCCGGCTGCCGGTGGGGCCCGGCCCCGCCGGCGGAGCGGCAGCGGGGCATCCGCCGCATCGGGCGACGCACTCACCGCACCGATGCAGGGCACCATCGTCAAGGTGGCGGTGTCCGACGGCGACACCGTCGCCGCCGGCGACCTGGTGGTCGTGCTCGAGGCGATGAAGATGGAGCAGCCGATCGTGGCGCACAAGGCCGGCACCGTCTCCGGGCTGGCCGCGGAGGTCGGCGCCGCCGTCACCAGCGGCGCCGTCCTCTGCTCGATCGCCGACGCTGCGGACTAG
- a CDS encoding acyl-CoA carboxylase subunit epsilon: MAESAAPLLRVVRGNPSDEELAALTVVVAALSRPRPRRRATPVGAWGSPAALHRPPLRPGHGGWLAAGRPA; this comes from the coding sequence GTGGCTGAGTCTGCTGCTCCCCTTCTGCGTGTCGTGCGCGGCAACCCCTCCGACGAGGAGCTCGCCGCACTGACCGTCGTGGTCGCGGCGCTGTCCAGGCCCCGGCCCCGCCGTCGGGCGACCCCGGTCGGCGCCTGGGGCTCCCCGGCCGCGCTGCACCGACCGCCACTGCGTCCCGGCCATGGTGGCTGGCTCGCCGCGGGGCGGCCGGCATGA
- a CDS encoding acyl-CoA carboxylase subunit beta: MSAAEPGSAGEDLPADVDLHTTAGKLADFERRVQEATHAGSERAVAKQHAAGKMTARERIEALLDPGSFTELDEFARHRSTNFGLEARRPMGDGVVTGHGTVDGRPVCVFSQDVTVFGGSLGEVYGEKITKVLDLAVRTGCPVVGINEGGGARIQEGVVSLGLYAEIFRRNVHASGVVPQISLVMGPAAGGHVYSPALTDFIVMVDKTSQMFITGPDVVKTVTGEDVTLEELGGARTHNTRSGVAHHLAEDDADAIDYVKALLSYLPSNNLDPLPAVEVPPVDVALPAALTAEDLELDGLVPDSANTPYDMHTVIEHVLDDGEFLEVQALFAPNILVGFGRVEGCPVGVVANQPTQLAGTLDIDASEKAARFVRTCDAFNVPVLTFVDVPGFLPGTSQEWDGIIRRGAKLLYAYAEATVPLITVITRKAYGGAYDVMASKHLGADVNLAWPTAQIAVMGAQGAVGILYRKELAEAADPEARRAELITAYEDTLLNPYVAADRGYVDAVIPPSHTRVHVVRALRLLAGKRQTLPPKKHGNIPL; the protein is encoded by the coding sequence GTGAGTGCCGCCGAACCCGGGAGCGCGGGGGAAGACCTGCCCGCCGACGTCGACCTGCACACCACTGCCGGCAAGCTCGCCGACTTCGAGCGGCGGGTGCAGGAGGCCACGCACGCCGGCTCCGAGCGCGCGGTGGCCAAGCAGCACGCGGCCGGGAAGATGACCGCCCGGGAGCGGATCGAGGCGCTGCTGGACCCGGGCTCGTTCACCGAGCTCGACGAGTTCGCCCGGCACCGCTCCACGAACTTCGGCCTGGAGGCCCGCCGCCCGATGGGCGACGGCGTGGTGACCGGCCACGGCACGGTCGACGGCCGCCCGGTCTGCGTCTTCTCCCAGGACGTGACCGTCTTCGGCGGCAGCCTCGGCGAGGTCTACGGCGAGAAGATCACCAAGGTGCTCGACCTGGCCGTGCGCACCGGCTGCCCGGTCGTCGGCATCAACGAGGGCGGCGGCGCGCGGATCCAGGAGGGCGTGGTCTCCCTCGGCCTGTACGCGGAGATCTTCCGGCGCAACGTGCACGCCTCCGGCGTCGTCCCGCAGATCTCCCTGGTGATGGGCCCGGCCGCCGGCGGGCACGTCTACTCCCCCGCGCTGACCGACTTCATCGTGATGGTCGACAAGACCAGCCAGATGTTCATCACCGGCCCGGACGTGGTGAAGACGGTCACCGGCGAGGACGTCACCCTGGAGGAGCTCGGCGGGGCGCGCACGCACAACACCCGGTCCGGTGTCGCCCACCACCTGGCCGAGGACGACGCCGACGCGATCGACTACGTCAAGGCGCTGTTGTCCTACCTGCCCAGCAACAACCTCGACCCGCTGCCCGCCGTCGAGGTGCCCCCGGTCGACGTCGCGCTGCCCGCGGCGCTCACCGCGGAGGACCTCGAGCTGGACGGGCTCGTCCCGGACTCGGCGAACACCCCCTACGACATGCACACCGTGATCGAGCACGTGCTCGACGACGGCGAGTTCCTCGAGGTGCAGGCGCTGTTCGCGCCGAACATCCTCGTCGGCTTCGGCCGGGTCGAGGGCTGCCCGGTGGGCGTGGTGGCCAACCAGCCCACCCAGCTCGCCGGCACGCTGGACATCGACGCGAGTGAGAAGGCGGCGCGGTTCGTCCGCACCTGCGACGCGTTCAACGTCCCGGTGCTCACCTTCGTCGACGTCCCCGGGTTCCTCCCCGGGACGTCGCAGGAGTGGGACGGGATCATCCGCCGCGGCGCCAAGCTGCTGTACGCCTACGCGGAGGCGACCGTGCCGCTGATCACCGTGATCACCCGCAAGGCCTACGGCGGCGCCTACGACGTGATGGCCTCCAAGCACCTCGGCGCCGACGTGAACCTCGCCTGGCCGACGGCACAGATCGCGGTGATGGGCGCCCAGGGTGCCGTCGGCATCCTCTACCGCAAGGAGCTCGCCGAGGCGGCGGACCCCGAGGCCCGCCGTGCCGAGCTGATCACCGCGTACGAGGACACCCTGCTCAACCCCTACGTCGCCGCCGACCGCGGGTACGTCGACGCGGTGATCCCGCCGTCGCACACCCGCGTCCACGTCGTCCGGGCGCTGCGGCTGCTGGCCGGCAAGCGCCAGACCCTGCCCCCCAAGAAGCACGGGAACATCCCACTGTGA
- a CDS encoding NAD(P)H-quinone dehydrogenase — MTRIVIIGGGPAGYEAALVAAQLGADVTVVERDGIGGASVLSDCVPSKTFIASAGAMTAVRDSATLGVTGTELGRAAIDLPAVNTRIKGLAVAQSADIHHRLASEGVRIIGGAARLADDVRGLTVHRVEVLDGDGRVTETLEGDVVLIATGADPRVLPGAEPDGERILSWRDVYELTEMPEHLVVIGSGVTGAEFASGYLEAGVPVTLVSSRDQVLPGEDADAAAVVEKVFQSRGGRIAERGRAQSVVRTEKGVRVELTDGRVVEGSHALMTVGTVPNTSGLQLAECGVELTPSGHVVVDRVSRTTVPGIYAAGDVTGVFQLASVAAMQGRIAMWHALGEAVAPIRLKTVSANVFTHPEIATVGVQEKTLTEDADVEVVRLPLATNARAKMGDLHDGFVKLFTRRSTDVVVGGVVVAPGASELILPIALAVTKGLTAADLAQTFAIYPSLSGSITEAGRRLMGTEDEHS, encoded by the coding sequence ATGACCCGCATCGTGATCATCGGCGGCGGCCCGGCCGGGTACGAGGCGGCCCTGGTCGCCGCCCAGCTCGGCGCCGACGTCACCGTCGTCGAACGGGACGGCATCGGGGGAGCCAGCGTGCTGTCCGACTGCGTGCCGTCCAAGACCTTCATCGCCTCCGCCGGCGCGATGACCGCGGTCCGCGACTCGGCCACCCTCGGCGTCACCGGCACCGAGCTCGGCCGGGCCGCGATCGACCTGCCGGCGGTGAACACCCGGATCAAGGGGCTTGCGGTCGCCCAGTCCGCCGACATCCACCACCGTCTCGCGTCCGAGGGCGTGCGCATCATCGGTGGCGCCGCGCGGCTCGCCGACGACGTCCGCGGGCTCACCGTGCACCGGGTCGAGGTGCTGGACGGCGACGGGCGGGTCACCGAGACGCTGGAGGGCGACGTCGTGCTCATCGCCACCGGCGCCGACCCCCGGGTGCTGCCCGGCGCGGAGCCCGACGGCGAGCGGATCCTGTCCTGGCGCGACGTCTACGAGCTCACCGAGATGCCCGAGCACCTGGTGGTGATCGGATCCGGCGTCACCGGGGCGGAGTTCGCCTCCGGCTACCTGGAGGCCGGCGTCCCGGTCACCCTGGTCTCCTCCCGCGACCAGGTGCTGCCCGGTGAGGACGCCGACGCCGCCGCCGTCGTGGAGAAGGTCTTCCAGTCCCGCGGCGGGCGGATCGCCGAGCGCGGCCGGGCGCAGAGCGTCGTCCGCACCGAGAAGGGCGTGCGGGTCGAGCTCACCGACGGCCGGGTGGTCGAGGGCTCGCACGCGCTGATGACCGTGGGCACCGTGCCGAACACCAGCGGGCTGCAGCTGGCGGAGTGCGGGGTCGAGCTGACGCCGTCCGGGCACGTCGTCGTCGACCGGGTCTCCCGCACCACCGTCCCCGGGATCTACGCCGCCGGTGACGTGACCGGCGTCTTCCAGCTCGCCTCGGTCGCCGCGATGCAGGGCCGGATCGCCATGTGGCACGCGCTGGGGGAGGCCGTCGCGCCGATCCGGCTGAAGACCGTCTCCGCCAACGTGTTCACCCACCCGGAGATCGCCACGGTCGGCGTGCAGGAGAAGACGCTCACCGAGGACGCCGATGTCGAGGTCGTGCGGCTGCCGCTGGCCACCAACGCGCGGGCCAAGATGGGCGACCTGCACGACGGGTTCGTCAAGCTGTTCACCCGCCGCTCCACCGACGTCGTGGTCGGTGGCGTCGTGGTCGCCCCCGGCGCCTCGGAGCTGATCCTGCCGATCGCGCTGGCCGTCACCAAGGGCCTCACCGCCGCCGACCTGGCGCAGACCTTCGCGATCTACCCGTCGCTGTCGGGGTCGATCACCGAGGCCGGCCGCCGGCTGATGGGGACCGAGGACGAGCACAGCTGA
- a CDS encoding S8 family serine peptidase, with product MHRPARGRLARALTASVGAILFCVAVPGAAAAEEQTTVDVLRIVDGEYVVETLVVSAPGAEATADRLTADPGVVAASPQVTYRTAGTPDPAWEADDPGAVSDVRSVWPRTRGAGQVVAVLDDVSALTHMDFSGAETPGKSFAVGGTGYHGTAVASVVAARADNGLASAGMAPEAGIMPVQVCGVDGCSSAAVARGILWATDQGADVINMSFAGPDYSDVTAAAVQYALDHGVSVVAAAGNDAASGAPIPYPAALNGVIAVSATTAQGVPAPWAVHGWQVDLSTVGEGVFVALPAQQSGHRDGTSFSAPAIAGTAALLRAAHPGISPARVQAALQAGASAGSTWDRAYGAGRLDVPAAFAAADRTGAAPTVTPSSQAVDVTWAAVPGATAYTVRVDGVVAAQVGGTGAHVAGLVDGTQVAVDVQPDGGARSQPSLATVGAEAPGAPVVHSAALRGSSADAFLDLQVSVAGMPAAEYSLIRDGVTIGSFPLALTGSATLQSLRIGAMPTGPVRWQLRGVDGLGRTSVLSEPVSTGAGQPAAPRAVTGLTARIEGDHARLTWTALGDGYRYRVRVDGGTVATPRSSGVALDVPPAHVTRTYEVSAIDAWDQVGPATTVDLLRTRPSAPTGVSAQAGTGRATVWWTPALPNGSAVTGYAVTAAPGGATVTTTGATNVVVPGLDNGTAYTFTVTATNDLGTSPASVASSPVTPIAVPGVPTAVTAVAHDGSATVSWTAPATGGPVERYLIRSPQLPHLESSTSATTLLVEGLTNGVAYTFRVRAVNIAGTGPDGVATAAVTPVARNPITLLHEQTGGDAGPLGPPRGAEVCGLRDGGCLRPYARGTVYWSPDTGAHPVSGGIASRWAQQGWEFGPLGYPVTPPDCQASDGTCVQEFEGGTVVAGRRGAWAVTGKLESAWYDRDAEFGDLGFPVGEQVCGLRAGGCLQRFDGGSLYSSPASGVFPVLDPVAAGWARQGWESGPLGYPVTDMGCQPGDGGCFQHFQGGTVMWSPSSGAWPVSGALRDGWFASGSEAGRLRYPTSGATCGLRNGGCLQRFQGGALYWSPRTGAHAVTEPMSTPWARWGWEFGLLGYPVSGMGCGLAGGGCYQHFEGGTLIGPAGALPRVVSGPLRDRWFASRSEAGPLGHPAADPVCGLRGGGCWQAFAGGAIYWSPSTGAWAVSPPFLAAWASQGWEGGWLGYPVSAATCVTPDQCQQLFEHGTISRSPSTGIRFTRNHTFAPQRPA from the coding sequence GTGCATCGTCCTGCCCGTGGCCGGCTCGCCCGCGCGCTGACGGCCTCCGTCGGCGCGATCCTCTTCTGCGTCGCCGTCCCGGGGGCCGCGGCCGCCGAGGAGCAGACGACCGTCGACGTGTTGAGGATCGTCGATGGGGAGTACGTCGTCGAGACGTTGGTCGTGTCGGCGCCCGGTGCGGAGGCGACCGCGGACCGGCTCACCGCGGACCCCGGGGTCGTGGCGGCCAGCCCGCAGGTGACCTACCGGACGGCCGGGACCCCGGACCCGGCCTGGGAGGCCGACGACCCGGGCGCCGTCAGCGACGTGCGCTCGGTCTGGCCCCGGACCCGGGGAGCCGGGCAGGTGGTTGCGGTGCTCGACGACGTCAGCGCGCTCACCCACATGGATTTCAGCGGTGCGGAGACGCCGGGGAAGTCGTTCGCCGTGGGCGGCACCGGCTACCACGGCACTGCGGTGGCGAGCGTGGTGGCGGCCCGGGCGGACAACGGTCTTGCGAGCGCCGGCATGGCACCCGAGGCCGGGATCATGCCGGTCCAGGTCTGCGGCGTGGACGGCTGCAGTTCCGCGGCCGTCGCCCGAGGGATCCTCTGGGCGACCGACCAGGGGGCGGACGTCATCAACATGTCCTTCGCCGGGCCCGACTACTCCGACGTGACGGCGGCTGCCGTGCAGTACGCCCTGGACCACGGCGTATCGGTGGTCGCCGCGGCGGGCAACGACGCGGCGAGCGGTGCCCCGATCCCCTACCCGGCGGCGCTGAACGGGGTGATCGCCGTCTCCGCGACCACGGCGCAGGGGGTGCCGGCTCCCTGGGCGGTGCACGGCTGGCAGGTGGACCTGTCCACCGTGGGGGAGGGCGTGTTCGTCGCCCTCCCTGCCCAGCAGTCCGGGCACCGGGACGGCACCTCCTTCTCCGCCCCGGCCATCGCCGGGACGGCGGCCCTGCTGCGTGCTGCCCATCCCGGCATCAGCCCGGCACGGGTGCAGGCCGCGCTGCAGGCGGGGGCCTCTGCGGGGAGCACCTGGGACCGCGCGTACGGAGCCGGGCGACTGGACGTCCCCGCGGCCTTCGCCGCCGCCGACCGGACCGGCGCAGCCCCGACGGTGACGCCTTCGTCGCAGGCGGTCGACGTGACCTGGGCCGCCGTCCCGGGGGCGACCGCCTACACGGTCCGGGTCGACGGGGTGGTGGCTGCGCAGGTCGGCGGCACGGGGGCGCACGTCGCGGGCCTCGTGGACGGGACACAGGTCGCGGTCGACGTCCAGCCCGACGGTGGAGCGCGGTCCCAGCCGTCCCTCGCCACCGTCGGGGCGGAGGCGCCTGGCGCCCCGGTCGTACACAGCGCGGCGCTCCGGGGCAGCAGCGCCGACGCCTTCCTGGATCTCCAGGTATCCGTCGCCGGCATGCCCGCAGCCGAGTACTCGCTGATCCGCGACGGCGTCACCATCGGCAGCTTCCCGCTGGCACTCACCGGCTCCGCAACGCTCCAGTCGCTCCGGATCGGAGCCATGCCCACCGGCCCGGTGCGCTGGCAGCTGCGGGGCGTGGACGGCCTCGGTCGGACGTCCGTCCTCTCGGAGCCGGTGAGCACGGGGGCAGGCCAACCCGCGGCGCCGCGTGCCGTCACCGGTCTCACCGCGCGCATCGAGGGAGACCACGCCCGGCTGACCTGGACCGCGTTGGGCGACGGGTACAGGTACCGGGTGCGGGTCGATGGTGGCACCGTGGCCACGCCGCGCAGCTCCGGTGTCGCGTTGGACGTGCCACCGGCGCACGTGACCCGTACCTACGAGGTGTCCGCGATCGATGCATGGGACCAGGTCGGGCCGGCGACCACCGTCGACCTCCTCCGTACCCGGCCGTCCGCGCCGACGGGCGTCTCGGCCCAAGCGGGCACGGGCCGGGCGACCGTGTGGTGGACCCCGGCGCTGCCCAACGGGAGCGCCGTCACGGGGTACGCGGTCACCGCTGCCCCCGGCGGTGCGACCGTGACGACCACCGGAGCGACCAACGTGGTGGTGCCCGGCCTGGACAACGGCACCGCCTACACCTTCACGGTGACCGCGACCAACGACCTCGGCACGAGCCCGGCGAGCGTGGCCAGCTCACCGGTCACCCCCATCGCGGTCCCCGGAGTGCCCACCGCGGTGACCGCCGTGGCGCACGACGGCAGCGCCACGGTGTCCTGGACGGCGCCGGCCACCGGGGGGCCGGTCGAGCGGTACCTCATCCGGTCACCGCAGCTCCCGCACCTGGAGTCCTCCACCTCGGCCACCACCCTCCTGGTCGAGGGCCTGACCAACGGTGTCGCGTACACCTTCAGGGTCCGCGCCGTGAACATCGCCGGCACCGGCCCGGACGGCGTCGCCACCGCGGCCGTGACACCCGTCGCGCGGAACCCGATCACGCTCCTGCACGAGCAGACCGGGGGGGACGCCGGCCCGCTGGGTCCGCCGCGAGGGGCTGAGGTGTGCGGACTGCGGGACGGCGGGTGCCTGCGGCCGTACGCGCGCGGGACCGTCTACTGGTCCCCGGACACCGGCGCCCACCCGGTCAGCGGCGGCATCGCCTCGCGGTGGGCCCAGCAGGGCTGGGAGTTCGGGCCACTCGGGTACCCGGTGACCCCGCCGGACTGCCAGGCATCGGACGGGACCTGCGTCCAGGAGTTCGAGGGGGGCACGGTCGTCGCAGGCCGCCGCGGCGCCTGGGCCGTCACAGGGAAGCTGGAGTCCGCGTGGTACGACCGCGACGCCGAGTTCGGGGACCTCGGCTTCCCGGTCGGGGAACAGGTCTGTGGCCTGCGTGCCGGTGGTTGCCTCCAGCGCTTCGACGGCGGCTCCCTCTACTCCTCCCCTGCCAGCGGGGTGTTCCCCGTCCTGGACCCGGTGGCGGCCGGGTGGGCCCGGCAGGGCTGGGAGTCCGGTCCGCTCGGTTACCCGGTGACCGACATGGGTTGCCAGCCGGGCGATGGCGGTTGCTTCCAGCACTTCCAGGGTGGAACGGTGATGTGGAGCCCCAGCAGTGGCGCCTGGCCCGTCTCGGGAGCGCTCCGCGACGGGTGGTTCGCGAGCGGCTCGGAGGCCGGCCGGCTGCGCTACCCGACGTCCGGCGCTACCTGCGGGCTGCGCAACGGTGGGTGCCTGCAGCGCTTCCAGGGCGGAGCCTTGTACTGGTCGCCCCGTACCGGGGCCCACGCGGTCACGGAACCGATGAGCACCCCCTGGGCCCGCTGGGGCTGGGAGTTCGGGCTGCTGGGGTACCCGGTGAGCGGCATGGGCTGCGGTCTCGCCGGCGGGGGCTGTTACCAGCACTTCGAGGGGGGGACGCTCATCGGCCCGGCGGGCGCCCTGCCGCGGGTCGTGTCGGGGCCACTGCGCGACCGCTGGTTCGCCTCGCGTTCGGAAGCCGGGCCACTCGGCCACCCGGCGGCGGACCCGGTCTGCGGTCTCCGGGGTGGCGGGTGCTGGCAGGCTTTCGCCGGCGGCGCCATCTACTGGTCCCCGTCGACCGGTGCCTGGGCGGTCTCCCCGCCGTTCCTGGCGGCGTGGGCCTCCCAGGGCTGGGAGGGCGGCTGGTTGGGGTACCCGGTGTCGGCGGCAACCTGTGTCACCCCGGACCAGTGCCAGCAGCTGTTCGAGCACGGGACGATCTCGCGTTCGCCGTCCACCGGCATCCGGTTCACCCGGAACCACACGTTCGCGCCGCAGCGGCCCGCGTGA
- a CDS encoding Maf family protein — MTRRLVLASQSPARLQLMRQAGLNPQVVVSGFDEDSVTAPRVGELVALLASAKASAVARQETDALVVAADSLLEFGGKPLGKPVDAADARLRWQRMSGRSGVLHTGQAVFDVREGRIAQRDVGVSSTVVHFAEPTDAEVDAYLATGEPLAVAGAFTLDGLGAAFVRRVEGDPSAVIGLSLALLRTQLATLGVPITDLWQR, encoded by the coding sequence ATGACCCGCCGTCTGGTGCTGGCGTCCCAGTCGCCGGCCCGGCTGCAGCTGATGCGCCAGGCCGGGCTGAACCCGCAGGTGGTGGTCAGCGGCTTCGACGAGGACTCGGTGACCGCCCCCCGGGTCGGCGAGCTGGTGGCGCTGCTCGCGTCGGCCAAGGCCTCGGCGGTCGCCCGCCAGGAGACCGACGCCCTCGTCGTCGCCGCGGACTCGCTGCTGGAGTTCGGCGGCAAGCCGCTGGGCAAGCCGGTCGACGCCGCCGACGCCCGGCTGCGGTGGCAGCGGATGAGCGGCCGCAGCGGCGTGCTGCACACCGGGCAGGCGGTGTTCGACGTCCGCGAGGGCCGGATCGCCCAGCGCGACGTCGGTGTCTCCTCGACCGTCGTCCACTTCGCCGAGCCCACCGACGCCGAGGTCGACGCCTACCTGGCCACCGGTGAGCCGCTGGCCGTCGCCGGCGCCTTCACCCTCGACGGGCTCGGTGCTGCGTTCGTCCGCCGCGTCGAGGGTGACCCGTCGGCGGTCATCGGCCTGTCGCTGGCGCTGCTGCGCACGCAGCTGGCGACGCTCGGCGTGCCGATCACCGATCTCTGGCAGCGCTGA